A single region of the Ornithorhynchus anatinus isolate Pmale09 chromosome 13, mOrnAna1.pri.v4, whole genome shotgun sequence genome encodes:
- the GJD4 gene encoding gap junction delta-4 protein gives MERWDVLGFLIITLNSNVTMVGKMWLILMILLRMAVLVLAGYPIYQDEQERFVCNTLQPGCSNVCYDIFSPVSHLRFWLIQSVSVLLPYVVFSVYVLHRGVTHIRTGPSPPDSCKGGDSLMGPRAPTSPRSHCLTPGSVDIPDFSSAYTLQLILRTLLEVAFSPGQYYLFGFLVPEQFSCYRSPCTSMVDCYISRPTEKSILVLFMWGVSGLSFVLSVVDLAWALQRKVVRKSLARLGTAPSHALDTINQSQLLPGPHREWAAAPVERNTLYLEGMSSQASENPGWPQPRQEVTIQSTTGLNIPGDKSSVLGSVDDGSEVISCVSERPGLSRRQSRAQHVKEAAFSLQLDEKSQLGRGSSAASSRLEGQHPLGGRKSSEGQLLCSSPSYLRSKKSEWV, from the exons ATGGAACGCTGGGACGTGCTGGGGTTTCTGATCATCACACTGAACTCCAATGTAACCATGGTGG GAAAGATGTGGCTCATCTTAATGATACTACTGAGGATGGCAGTGCTTGTTCTTGCAGGCTATCCCATCTACCAGGATGAGCAGGAGAGATTCGTCTGCAATACTTTACAGCCGGGGTGTTCCAATGTTTGTTATGACATTTTCTCTCcagtgtcccacttgaggttctgGCTgatccagagtgtttctgtgcTCCTTCCGTATGTGGTATTCAGTGTCTACGTCTTGCACAGAGGGGTCACGCACATTAGAACGGGGCCTTCTCCACCAGACAGCTGTAAAGGGGGTGACTCTCTGATGGGCCCCAGAGCTCCAACCTCCCCCAGATCACACTGCCTGACCCCCGGGAGTGTGGACATTCCTGATTTTTCCTCAGCGTACACCCTACAGCTCATTCTGAGAACTCTGCTTGAAGTGGCGTTCAGCCCTGGACAATATTATCTCTTTGGATTTCTGGTTCCCGAACAGTTTTCCTGCTACCGCTCGCCTTGCACGAGCATGGTGGATTGTTATATCTCCCGTCCTACTGAGAAATCCATCCTGGTGCTTTTCATGTGGGGAGTCAGCGGCCTCTCCTTTGTCCTCAGCGTGGTCGACCTGGCCTGGGCCCTGCAGCGAAAGGTGGTGAGGAAAAGCCTCGCGAGACTGGGGACGGCACCATCCCACGCCCTGGACACGATTAAtcaatcccagctccttcccgGGCCCCACAGGGAGTGGGCTGCTGCTCCAGTTGAGCGAAATACCCTTTACCTGGAGGGGATGTCTAGTCAGGCTAGTGAGAACCCTGGGTGGCCACAGCCCAGACAAGAAGTCACCATCCAGTCAACCACAGGGTTGAACATACCCGGCGATAAGTCCAGTGTACTGGGGAGTGTGGATGATGGCAGCGAAGTGATCTCTTGTGTGAGTGAACGTCCTGGCCTCTCCCGCAGACAGTCCAGGGCTCAGCACGTGAAAGAGGCAGCATTCTCTCTGCAACTTGACGAGAAATCTCAGCTGGGACGAGGCTCCTCGGCAGCTTCAAGCCGGCTGGAGGGGCAACACCCACTCGGTGGGCGCAAGTCTTCTGAGGGGCAGTTACTGTGTAGCAGCCCCAGCTACCTGAGATCAAAAAAGTCAGAATGGGTGTGA